A region of the Pirellulales bacterium genome:
ATTGCGCTGGCCTTGGCGATCACAAGCTACTTGACCTATGAGCCGACGCTGACATCCGTTCGACCGGCGGCACGTACGGTCCACGGGATTCCCCCGCCACCGACCCCGGATGGGATGGAGGCGTTCTATTCGCGATTGTGGGAAGACCCCCTGCTGACCTCGTACAACAACCAGACAGCCAAAGGTGACGCGAACGCAAAGGATGACGCAAAACCGCAGCCGACTTATACAGCTGGTCCGGTGCCGTTGAACGAAGACTGGGATGCGGCCTACAAGGACACCTTCACGAAGATTCTGAAGAAAAGTCACGGCAGCCTGCTATGCGTGCCCGTACTCGTTCCTGGCGGACCGTATGCGGACGACGGCGAAGCGCGGATGCGAACCCGTTACGCGATCCAGATGGGGCTCGCCCGCGCGGGCTATGAGCTGGCCTTTCCGATGCAAATGAGCTACGTCGACGTACCTGTGACCGTCGACATCGACGACGTCCCCGTACAAGTGTGTGCGAAACGATTTCGCGTTCCGGTGAAAATCTTTAGCTTTCGCTCGGAATCAAAGAAGGACAAAGGCAAGAATCAGCCTGACTTTGTCGTCGTCTTGTGGATTAACGAAGACGAAGCAGGTAGCCGGCTATTGAACGTGGTCGACCAGGTAGTCGCTGCGCTGTTCAGGCCAAAACGGCGCAGCGAAAGCGTGCGCGACCAGTTTCGCGCTGATCGCGAGTGGCGCGCGCGGATGAGCGTCCGCGTGATCGGGCCCTCCTCGTCCGACGGCCTGCGAAAAATCTACTTAGAGCAGCGCAGCACCCACCCGCATAAGACCGAGCCGCAGATCCCGCTCGCCGGCTTTCGCGACCCAAAGATTTATTCGCCGCGCGCCACGATTTCACACGATGAGCTGGAAGAGTTGGTAAACGAGCAACTCGCGATTCGGCAAGCGTCAAGCGGCAACAACGCCCGAGCCGAGATGAAGACGGCGACCTCGGTCGCTGTGTTTCCTCCCATCATTCGCACGATCGGCGATGACAACGTGCTGATCGAGGCGTTGATTGGCGAGCTAAAGCGGCGTAATCATTGGCTGCCGCCACCGGAATGCGACTGCAAAGTCGCACCAACGCAGCCGGACGACCATTATGGCGCGAAGAGGGAGCGAACCGGCGACAGGCAGAAGGGTGGGGCCATCGTGCTGGTCTCCGAGCAAGACACTCTCTATGGCCGGACATTTTCCAGGTTGCTCGATGACCGTCGTCCGGGCCACTCGCTCTACAGATACTCGTTCTTTCGCGGCCTCGACGGCGCGATACCCGGCGATCGAGCACCGGCGATCGAGTCCGAGCTACATAGCCTGTTGGATCGCGCGCAACATCCTGTGACAAGCCAAGACGGCGACAACGAGCCTCGCCCGACCGGCAAGGGACAAGCCGATTATCTGCGGCGGCTGGAATCGAAGTTAGTTGATTTGGACGACCGAGAATGGGAACACGGCATCGCAGCCATTGGCGTTGTGGGCACTGACCAGTACGACAAGTTACTATTCCTGCGCGCGCTACGGCGACAATTCCCGCGCGCCGTCTTCTTCACCACCGATCTCGACGCGGACTTCGCACATCCTAGCGAGCGTTTGACAACCCGCAACGTCGTCGTGGCATCGCATTTTGGCTTGCAGCTGAGTTCAGCGTTGCAGTGGGATGTACCGCCGTTTCGCGATTGCTACCAGACGTCGACTTTTTTCGCGGCCTTATTGGCGCTCGGCCCGAAAGCGGTCGATGATCTGCCGGAATCCGTGAAGAACAATCCGTGGGGCGAGCACGGAAACAGCACAGATGCGGAACACTTGAAACCATTGGTTTATGAAATCGGTCTGGACGGGCCGTACCAGTTGACGATCCCCCAAGGCCCGTACGAAACCGACGGCCAAACTCAGGTTCAGCCGGATAGCCCACGGAGCTTTTTGCCGTCGTCGCGCCGCTTGGCGGCATTGTTAATGGCGACCGTGTCGCTAGTAATGCTTCTGATCGTGAGCTTCACGTGGCCGCGTCGGCTGATTCGGTCAGAACGTACCAAGAGCTTTGCGACATTTCTAGTCGCGCTCGGCGGGATGACGATTGGTTTTGTGACACTATTCTTGGTTCTATGGGCACTGGAGTTGTTTGATCATCACCGTGACGACGGTGAGCCCTTTTCATGGAACCGGGGCATTAGTCTATGGCCGACGATCTTGATTCAACTCTTGGCGGGCGTGACGGCGTTTGTCTTGTTCTTGTCCAGTTGCAATGACCTGAAGAAGCTACGTAACCACTTCTGGAAATGGGCCAACCCGGTTCTCCCCAAGGACTCTAAGCCGCCAACATCTGGTCAGGCGTTTCGAAATATGTCGTGGCAGGAAAGGGCCGCCTATGTCTGGGACGACGTTCTGACGTTTAATTGGCATGCCCAGGCTGCTGACGAAATCTATTCTGCCCGCAAGCTGTGCGCCGAATACGTCGAACGATCGCAATGGTGGCATCGGATGCTGCGCGTCGTGCCACAGGTGGCGTTATTCGTGGCGTTTACGATCTGCTTGTTTCAAATTACCGCACTCCCCACACGTCCCTTTCGTGGCTGGCTGTGCTATCGGGCTTCTTCCATTGCAATTCTTGTGGCTTTGTTTTCACCGGTCGTACTATCCTTCTTCATGATCGACGCGATGCAACTGTGCCGGCGTTATATTCGCCTGTTGGAGCAGGCCACTCCCGACTGGCAGAACCGCGAGTTCAGCGACCTGATGAAGGCCAGGGTATTTCCGTCAACTGGGGACGACCAACAGTCGGCGAATGCTGAACTCACGCCGAATGACGCCGAGCAAAAGCCGAGTGATGGCAAGCACAAGCCGGGTGACGCCGAGCAACTCACCAGGAAATTGTTCACGGTGCATGTGATTGCGGATTCCTCGCACGTCGTGGGCAAGCTGATCTTGTATCCGTTCATTGTCGTGTTCCTGCTCTTTATCGCGCGCAGCCCGATGTTCGATTATCTGACTCTGGGCGCAGGATTGATCACGATATGGGTGTTGTTGCTTGCCGGAGCCGCGATGGCCAGCATCTCGATGCGCGTGACCGCGGCTCACACGCGTGACGGAATCCTGGCGCAGTTACGCAATGAATTGGCAGGATGCTCCGACACGCGGCAATGCGACATGATCAAGCAGACCATCAAGGACATTGCCGACGAACAACAGGGGGCCTTCCGCCATTGGTCCAGCGACCCGGTCTTCGGTGCGCTTGTAATCCTGCTCGGCGGCGGCGGCAGCCTGGTGGCGATCGAGCAGTTGCTCCCCTGGATGCTGATGTAGCGATCGCTCGAGCAACAGCGCCCAAAGCTGCCCGTGCTACGGCCGGCTGCGCCGGTGCTCGCGCAACTCGGCAAGCTCTTTTTGCATGTCTTGCACTTTCTCCGGCATCTGCGCTGCCAAATTATGTTTTTCGCCCGGATCGTCCGCCAGGTTCACCAGCATCGGCTCGCGATCGGGCTTGCCACCGTAGCCGGCCTGGCTGGATTGCAAAAGCTTCCACGGTCCGTCGCGCAGCGCCAGGACACCCGGATAGCCGCCCGTGTGATGCACCAGCTTGTCGCGCACGGCGCTGGGCTTGCCCAACAGCGCCGGCAGAGCGTTGTAGCTGTCCGGTGCTTCGTCGTCAGTCAATGTCCGGCCCAAAAGCGCCGCGCATGTGGCGAAGAGATCGACGTGGCAGATCAATTGATCCGAGACACCCACGGGCACATGCCCCGGCCAGCGGGCAATGAACGGAACGCGATGGCCCCCCTCGAACAAACTCCCCTTGAAGCCGCGCCAGTCACCGTTGGGGCGCTTTGCGCCGAGATCGCCTGCGGCCCCGTCCTGATAACCGTCATCGAGAACGCCGCCGTTATCGCTGGTGAAGATAACCAGCGTGTCCTTGGCAAGATCGGCGCGCTCGAGCGAGGCCAGGATTTCGCCCACCGATCCATCGAGCTGCATAATCACGTCGCCGCGCGCGCCGTGGCCGCTACGATCGGCATAGCGCGGGTGCGGGACGCGCGGCACGTGAATGTCATGCGTACAGAAGTACAAAAAGAACGGTCGATTGCGCTCGCGCTCGATGAATTGCACGGCCGCGCGTGTCAACACGTCCGCCATTTCGGTGTCGACCCACCGCGCGGACTTTCCGCCCGACATATACCCAATGCGGCTGATGCCGTTGACGATCGTATTGTCATGCCCGTGGCTGGGCAGGATCGTCATCAGCTCGGGGTTGGCCTTGCCGGTGGGATCGTTGCCGATCGGCGTGCCGTAGCTGACTTGGATCGGATCATTTGGGTCGTAACCAACGACACGACGATCCTCGACGTAAACACATGGCGTGCGATCGCCTGTGGCCGGCACGCCGAAAAAACTGCTGAAACCAATTTCGAGAGGGCCGGGCTTGATCTCGCGGTTGTAGTCGGTCTGGCCCGTGATGGTGCCGTCCGGCAATCGCTCGCCGCCAAGCCCCAGGTGCCACTTGCCGACGGCGGCGGCCTCGTAGCCCGACGCTTGAAAGCGTATGGCCA
Encoded here:
- a CDS encoding arylsulfatase, whose protein sequence is MLSNSVISSSVRYWLGRFTLLIIGWVCGLSSFGGVNQACFAEPSGRPNVIIILADDVGYGDLGCYGATEVETPHIDRLARAGRRFTDAHSPSSVCTPTRYALLTGQYAWRHKPAAGILSGVSPLCIPVSGTTLAIRFQASGYEAAAVGKWHLGLGGERLPDGTITGQTDYNREIKPGPLEIGFSSFFGVPATGDRTPCVYVEDRRVVGYDPNDPIQVSYGTPIGNDPTGKANPELMTILPSHGHDNTIVNGISRIGYMSGGKSARWVDTEMADVLTRAAVQFIERERNRPFFLYFCTHDIHVPRVPHPRYADRSGHGARGDVIMQLDGSVGEILASLERADLAKDTLVIFTSDNGGVLDDGYQDGAAGDLGAKRPNGDWRGFKGSLFEGGHRVPFIARWPGHVPVGVSDQLICHVDLFATCAALLGRTLTDDEAPDSYNALPALLGKPSAVRDKLVHHTGGYPGVLALRDGPWKLLQSSQAGYGGKPDREPMLVNLADDPGEKHNLAAQMPEKVQDMQKELAELREHRRSRP